In Arachis hypogaea cultivar Tifrunner chromosome 7, arahy.Tifrunner.gnm2.J5K5, whole genome shotgun sequence, the genomic window actaagatagacagtgcagaaatccactcatggggcccacttggtgtgtactgggcttgagcattgaagctttcacgtgaataggatattcttggagttaaaacgccagtttgtaacctatttctggtgtttaactctgctttgcaacttgtttctgtcATTTGACGCCAGAATAGGAcaaaaagctagcgttaaacgccagtttgcattgtctaaacttgggcaaagtatggactattatatattgctgaaaagccctgaatgtctactttccaacgcaattgagagcgcgccatttggatttctgtagctccaaaaattccacttcgagtgcagggaggtcagaatccaacagcatcagcaatcttctatcagcctctgaatcagatttttgctcaggtccctcaatttcagccagaaaatacctgaaatcacagaaaaacacacaaactcatagtaaagtccagaaatgtgatttttgcataaaaactaataaaaatatactaaaaagtagctagatcctactaaaaactatattaaaacaccccaaaaagcgtataaaatatccgctcatcacctcttCAATTGAACGCAAACCAAGATAACGAAAACTCAGGGAAAGGGAATCGCAAACAAAGGAGGAAACTTTTTCTCCCGTAACAAAGAGGAATTCTTGGCACTGTAAAGAAGAAAGCAATATAAGAACTTTCAGAAATGtgaaaaaagaggagaaaaagagTTGGACCCTTTTTATAAAAGACAAGGGGCATAAAGGCTCGTTAACTCCTCTTAAAGACGTGCACGTCATTCAAGAAAATTGCTGCGCCAAATTAGACTCCCATTCAAAGAGTGTAACGTTCAAAACTTCAAGAACACATCGAATACTCGATCTCTGGAAGGCGGGGTACCCGACGTCAAAGCAGATGCCACAAATTGCTTGAGTCCAACCTCTTAAAAGACTTAagactcaagtaggggcactgttcatactctAAACCAATAACTAAAGTCACGCCCAATGACAATAAAAGCGCAATCCATGAAGGGGGCTTCTAACCCGTACCCAACCTCTTTAAAGAGGACAGACCCCATGAAAGGAGCCCTGCACTGCTTGCCCAGGGAAGTAACCGCCTCCGCAAATTTCTTCACTATCTTTATCTTCCTTAAAAGACAGGTCTCAACAACTCCCATGATAAAGGGAACGATCATCCACCCATAAAAGTGGAACTACTCAACAAATGTGGTTAAcgttctactataaatacactgacaccttcAGGTATAATTTACGCTCtgatctactaaaaacctgtctaAAACCCtcgctaacttaagtatcggagtctcttgcaggtaccacccccaccttcTCACGAAAAGCTCGGACATGCGGCACCTCGACATCAACAAGTCAGACGCTGCTATACAAAAGGATTTagacctcacgttcaggcccaaatcgacgtttcaggtaaccctcggaacaatatgTAATTCTAGTCTtatgaattataatttttttttcaagggtGGTCTTATGAATATAATTGTTATAGTAATAAAAGGAGGAAAACATTGCATATGCATATGGCTTTTCAAATCAAGTTTACTTTATCTAGAGGATGATAACTTCAGCATATGAATGCCAAGTTTGCTTTTAATCTTTGATCTTATACAGCTATCTATGCAACTAAGCAATCGAAGCACTTATCACCATTTATTATGCTACACAATGATTGTATAAACCAAAACACTGAAGCAGATTTGGATGAGAAATTTGACTAGTTGCTAGTTAATTCAAAATAGTATTACTGAAGAACATTGAGCTTGACAACTAAGGTTCTATTCTCGTCGACGGCTTGAAGCTTTTAAAAGTTAACAATGAATCAATCCTTGTTACAGCCAAAAGATTTACCAGCTAGAAATTTCAGTCCTTCATCTCAGCTGGCAACGAGCGTCTCCAAATTCCAGCAAGAATACTACCGAAGATTGAGTGACACACACTTGAAACAGCACATGGTACTGTAGTTAGGGGATCCCCGAAGTGCTGAGTAGCTAGAACAACTCCAAGCACCGAGTTCTGCAATAAAGGTGGACAAGTCCATGTGAAATCGAGCAAATTCAGAGTGAAGTTGCAGTAATCCTTAATGAAATCAATATCAGTTAGCGAATACCAACTTTACCTGCATGCCAACCTCGATTGATATGGTTCGTGACGATGACACGTCTAACTTGAGCATTCTTGCAAGTACATATCCAAAGAAAAAACCGGAAGCATGAAGAAGCATGCAGGCTAAAACTACTTGTCCACCGGACATAAGGATAGCTGAAGAACTCTGAGCAATTGCATTTCCACATAAAATCGCAACAGTTGCTACAGCCATGGGTGGCATTAGAGGAGAAACTAACTTAACAAGAGGTTGGAAGTACTGATTCAGAAATGCACCAGCCAATACAGGTAAGAGCACAACCTGTGCAGAAAAAAGAGACCGAATATGAGAAAAGAGCATTGCCATAAATTGGAAACAGAGACGGCCATTACAAGGAAAGCATACTTGCAATGTTGAAGTCAACAAACCAGCTGCATCCACAGCTACATACTTACCAGCAAGTTTGGCTGTCAAGAAAGGAGTCATGACCTGCAATGTTGAGTTTTGAATAATTGAATAAGCTCAAAAAGATTAGAATGCCACATCATGTGCATGACACAGGATTTTgtatgcatcatcaattcatcatgtaTCTAATTTGATTAAAAGGTAATGTAAATAATGCTTGAGAAATAATCCACAAAACATTTTTGGTTGAATTAAATACATTTTTACAATTATATAGGAATGTTGATTATTAAACCTTTTAAACTACAACAATTGGACTAATTGATCAACTTACAAAGAACTTAAATGGTAACACATTTTCATATCCATATTACATTATTTGTTTCATTAAATCATCAAGATTAAAAGGAGAAGATAACAAAGAGAGGACTAAGATTTATATATACCAACCACAGCAGATAAAGTGCTTGCAGCTGTCATTATCACAGAGAGGGCCACATTTCCACTAACAAAACAAATAGTTCATCAGATCACACAGCTCATAAgatcaataaaaattattaattggaATGACAGTTCTAAGAATCAATATACCGTGCAAGATATGTAACAATATTGCTAGCTGTGCCTGCAACAATGAAAGATTGATTGAAATAGCTAAAAAATGTGGATAAAAATCATAGAAGAGTGAGCACGTTAATTAAAATTCATACCACCAGGGCAGCAGCCAACTAATATTAAACCTGCTGCATAATGTGATGGAAGGTTTAAGAGTTTGCTTACAAAGAATCCAGATAATGGCATCACCTGAAAGTTGAAAACAATTCACACCAAGCAGAAAGCATCATTATGGTCTAGAATGCAAAATTTCCATCTCGTTTACGAAAATATTTTCTGATTTAGAATGTGAGAGGAAAAACTGAAAACAAAGAATTTTAACTGAGAGAATCGAACACGAGATAATAAGGAAGCAGTGATAAAGAGGTGTGGGATCCGTTGAATGCATGTAGGTGTCAATGATAAAGGAAAGATTGGTTGAGATGTCATTGGTGAGGGCTATGAATCTGATGATTTAAAGTTGGAGGACCTTCAGGTAGTGCTTCTAATAATGATCTCATTAGCTTTCACACATTGTTTTATTGTGAAATTTTTTAGTCTAGGGATCcagaataaaaattaaatcattgAAAATTGATTTCAGTATATATGATTGTGAACAAAACACAGAGTTAATGAATTATTTACGTGGTTGATCCTCAAAATAAGCTATCATATTGTTGGCCTATTAAATAATTGCATAACACTGACTTTGAGAGCTCTGCTAtcatattgttgttgttgttattattattattttcttctgcACACCTACATACTTTCATTTGCTTCAAATGTTAACAAAGCTTCTTTGCTTCAATTTTACAGATATATCTTGCAAAATTACAGCACTTTGTAATATGCATGATCATGTCTCCAAGATACAAGTTAAATGTTAGCTTAAACAACAGAATTTCACTCAAAAGACAGCACCAACAAGCTAAGCAAGCACAAGAGTGATTACATCAAAGACTCCTCTTTTGAAATCAAAACTCACAACTTTTGATTAAGTGTTTTGAAGCTCATACTCCCTCAAGCTTAAGACTTGCCAGACATaaatcaatgaatgaatgtgtaccATGAATTAGTATGAAAATTAGATATGACTTTTTGATGTGTATATGTCAGTAGGATTCAAATGAATGCAGCAGCAAAACATTTCATTGCATTATATCAATAAGCTTTTATTGATCCAAGTGTTATCTGTTTTGTCCCTATCTTTTTCTGCTATGGGGGGAATGTTTGATTGGGGTAAAGTTTATTTTAACGAGTTTGATGCGTAATAAAAACAAACAAGCCAATCCtacactaaataataataataataataataataataataataataataataataataataataataataataataataataataataataataataataaatgaaaagaaaagaaaatttaaaattttgattttatttcaccgtaagaagaaaaagaaaaatctcgCGAGAGAGAGTCGAAATTACAAGAAGACAGAGAAACGAACCGAATATTGAAGCAGAAAACCAGAGAGAACTTCTTTGGGCATAGCAAGAGCACCACGAAGATCATCAAGAGTGAGAGTCATACCCATACCAAGCATGATTATGGTGAGTCCCACAATGCTTAATTTTGGACTGACCCAATTGAAGGAACTGGGTCTCACCAATCCCAACACGCACCCAATCGTCACCCACAAAGGAAACGCAGTTGAAAGTACCTCGCCGCATAACTCAACCCACTCCCTCAAACTCCTCTTCCCACTTGCACCGTACCCGTTCGACGAAATGCCGCAACCAAGTGGACCAACTTTGGAGCTCAAAGTTCTGTTTGCTTTTGGCTTGGGAAGTAAAGGGGAAGGGCTCAAAAGAATCTGAGGTTGGAGTTTCATGGGAAGAGAGATTGGTGTGTGTGAAGTGATTGATGGTAGGAGGTTATAGTTGTTGGTGGTGGTGTGTGATGATGTTTGGAGATTGAGTTTGACAAGTGGGTTTCCATGTGGACGTGAATAGCATGCAAGTGATGCTTGCATTCTTGTTCTTGTTCCGATTGCCAGAAACAGAAGACAGCAGAAACTGTGAAGTTACAAGTTTGGATACAATGTGCAAATGAATGAATGGTGTCTGAGTTTGATTGAATGCTGATTTTGGTGGAAACAGAAATGTTGTTCCGTCTGTGCTTGTCGTCTTGTATCACATGGGACCCACAGATTACAATAATTAAGATGTTTTAATTTAATGTCATTGCCATAACTTTGGACTGCATTGTATACTATAGAGTATAGACTCTTTTTGCCAccatttctttattattttaccTTATCGACTTCCTACTAGCAAGAAGGATGAATCAACCAAAAAGACTTTGAGTGAGTTTTGCATTTCATTGCAATTTTCAGGTATCCTTAAATATTCCAAACAGATGAAAGGAAACTTGTTGATAAATTCAGAAGCTGAGGAATCAATCTTACAGGAAACTTGCCACTGATTGCACTTTCAGGTTATATGTTCatgaataaatttcaaaattatccgTTCAACATTTCAGAAGCTGGTAGTATAGAAACCCAGCTGCAATAAACCACATACTGTTGCCAATTTATTTAGCTTAAGTAACATTGGTTAAGATGATACAATTAAATTGACAAAATGAGCATTGGAAATTACATtcattgaattttaatgatgataCAACAACGTTTTAACATTCTTTTAGATTTGTTACATCCTAGAAGTTCTCTCTCTAATTCGCTTGTCACCTCAGCTTAAGACTTCTCCAGCATGAATTTTGGTCAGCACCAGCATATGACATATCTGTAAATATCAGACATCTTGAACCTGCATCACCAAGTGATATGTTCCTCAAATCTGGATAACACCTCCAGCAACTTTAATTGCATGTCTCATGAGTTGAGCTTTTAACAAAAAGATAATAAACTTCAATTATAATATaaacttcttttctttccttttttaaaTTACATAATAGTTATGGATAAATTGAAAAAGACATCGATACTAACATATTGAAATTTATACTAACATATTATATTAAACATAAATctgtatttgaaaataaattgtaataaaataatttcttttaaggatagtttttattgatattattatttagaaaaaaatagtCATTTTGATACCTGAAAAATTCGATAAAAATGACTCTCATATTTGTTTTTGACAAAACAAACATTCAAATATCTGCTCCTCTTCACAAAATGAGTTAATAAATAGGCCATTTTATCAAATAGAATAGATATTCGAGAGTTCATTTTATCAAAAACAAATGTGGGGTGTCTTTTGTGCCAAAATCAAACTCAAGGGTACCATAATAGTTATTTACTCTATTATTTATAAGTTTGCCAACTCACTAAAAATGTATACTATTGATACACTTATCACACAACATAATAATTTTACATCTCTCTTCTCCTTCACTGCTCCCCAATCTTTCTGCACACCTATTTGAGGA contains:
- the LOC112703517 gene encoding probable sodium/metabolite cotransporter BASS1, chloroplastic yields the protein MQASLACYSRPHGNPLVKLNLQTSSHTTTNNYNLLPSITSHTPISLPMKLQPQILLSPSPLLPKPKANRTLSSKVGPLGCGISSNGYGASGKRSLREWVELCGEVLSTAFPLWVTIGCVLGLVRPSSFNWVSPKLSIVGLTIIMLGMGMTLTLDDLRGALAMPKEVLSGFLLQYSVMPLSGFFVSKLLNLPSHYAAGLILVGCCPGGTASNIVTYLARGNVALSVIMTAASTLSAVVMTPFLTAKLAGKYVAVDAAGLLTSTLQVVLLPVLAGAFLNQYFQPLVKLVSPLMPPMAVATVAILCGNAIAQSSSAILMSGGQVVLACMLLHASGFFFGYVLARMLKLDVSSSRTISIEVGMQNSVLGVVLATQHFGDPLTTVPCAVSSVCHSIFGSILAGIWRRSLPAEMKD